ATCTTGGAACTAGTGGAAACAGGATGATTCAGTACGCTATGGTCTAGGATAAGAGTTTGTCCTCCTAATTAAAAGGTGATTTGGTCTAATGGATTAAGtgagttatttttaaaaaaaaatgatatttgattCATGATATTTAACTTATATTGGAATAAATTTTTATGTAATTCATTTAAAGATACTTATATAATCTCAAGATAACATGAATATGAACTTAATGATCTATCGAGTTAATTCTACCAAAATAATCTaggattatattaaaattatctatCTGTTAACCGTTATATATGAGGATTATTCATTCCAACTTGAAATGATGGGATCGTGAACTTGTGGTTATTAGAGAGCCTCACTCACATGACGGGAGAGTAATATGGTGTTCGATGGTGTAGGATAAGCTATTTCCAATAAGGAAGGAAGCATTTGGATAGGTGGGGTCGGACAAGATAAAGTGGGTCCCTTAAAGTTCCCGTGCTGATTGCATTTCTATTTTGGTCTTGACGTAGTATATAGCAATTagatttacttatttatttattctttcttttggagCTTTAAAGACCtactaatatttatttagaacccgtttggatgggcttataagttgatcaaattaatttataaatcttttttagcttattgtagtatttgtctaatgctaactttaagttataaagtttttaaagtcaatcaaaaatgaaaagttagaatttctaacttttttttaagtgtttaaagtcattttctttgattatagaaattacttttatattccttatattttaactaaatttccaaactaccctttttattcttttaaccctaaaattcacattattttcctcatttctagcacttttatccaaacactcaattgtttatttataaaaataactttcagcagttcaaagttctaaaagtacttcatacataaaagttattttttttaaattcatccaaacgggctcttaatatATTCGGTGGTATTGATAAATGCATTTTGTATTCGATATAGACGCATCACATGTTCACAATAATTTTAATTCTTCGCCTCTAAATGAAATCTAACAAAAGGAGAAGAATCAAGTTCATAAAGCATTCTAATTCTACAATTATATTGCCGGCctaaataaatagataaaaattGATAAGAAAACTCTTCCTAATATATttgattacttttttttttacttcataGCATCACTACTGAAGGAGGTAAAAAGCTCTGGTATAAGTTGGATATTAGTGAGCTCCAATCTTTTAAGTAATTAGAAATTaaagtaatataaaataattaatcagGAAAGGGGTTGTAACAAGGTCTCGACTTTTGActgataaaaattaattacccATACATAATGAGATTTTTATGCATGCAACTAGTTCCGCATACACATATAAAGATACTGTTTAAAGAACcttcttttctttaatttaagtCACCGCTTTGAGGAAAAAACATTTACATTATTAATAGCGTTTTGAAAAAAGTCACACTTTTCTATTGATATTTATCCGTTGTACTAATTGAAGATTGATTCGAATTAGTTTTTGACTGCAAGGAAAAATGCAAAgcatatgatatatatttcaaaaaagaaaataacaacaaacaaacaacATCCTTATGATAGAAATACTAAtacattatatttaaaataaaaacagCCTAGCTAGAGCTAGCTAGCTAATTAATCTATATATAGAGAATTTTCTTTGCACATCAACCACTTACactttttcaaaacaaaaaaaaatagatagaaGTCAGTTGTCAATCGGTGGACTTATCCTCAATGCCGTTGTGATCAGCTTTGTGCTTTAGCTCATCAAGGTACTGCTGATAAGCATAAGAAGAAAATCCCCAAATAGCTAAAACAATTGAAATTGCTTTCACCCCACTCATCTTATCATTAAAGATAATCACAGACATAATCGGAATTAACGGCGCACCCAACGTAGTAATCACATTTGCAAACACAGCAGACACCTTCATAATCAACCCAAGCAGACAATAAGTATATAGCTGCCAACACACACTAATCCAAAATATTATCATAACATAAGATAATTTTCCAAGCTCGAAATTATGCATCTCCGTCTTCAAGTTCCTCCACTCTTTACTTGCAAATAAGCCAATCAGAATTATACACGTCGCGAAAAACGACTGACAAATGATAACGTCCATGATTTCTCTCAACGTATTTTTTTTTAGGATTTTTCTGAACATGAGTTCTGTTAAGGACAATAGTAAACCGAAACCAGCTGAAGCAATTAGCGTACATATAAATCCAATTGCATAATGATGCTTAGACGACGACGTTTTGTTTGAAGATTCATCGGGTTGTAACGCTAGGAGAACGGAGGAAATGGTGACGAGGGCGATAGAATTCGCGACGAGAGGCGTAATTTTTTCTAGTCTCATGAAGAGGGAGAACAAGACATTGAAGGCTAATTGACTTGAGGAAATTAGAGAAAAAGTTGAGGCTGGGAGGTATAAAAGGCCAATTGAAAATAAACCACAGCCTCCCCCAACTAGAAAGCCAAGAAATACATAGATAGATAACTTGACCATCATAGAAGGAGACTTTGCATCTTCTTCTAATTTAGggattttattgttattattattggtcCAATTAAGGATCATAGGAATTAGGAGAATAGGAAAACCAATAGTTTCTGTAAGTGAAACCAACCAGGTACTGTTTCCGCCTTTGTCGTAATACAATTTTCCAAGTATTGTAGCTACTGACTGGCTAACAAGGACAATGAAGGTGTGGATACCTATCTCGAGCCATTTCTTGTACTTATTAACGGTCTTTGGAGTCGTCAATGATTCAGGTAAGACAATTACTGCATCCATCTTCTTCGTTTCTCCATCAGTTTCTTCTTGAACTGTGAATAATAAGCAAAGCGATTCTAAGTTAGCTAGCGTTTTTATTCATAATAAACATAAACAAGAACAAAGAAAATGCACATATAAAGCAAGGATAACGCAAACAATCTTTATAAAGTCATggtattataaaaaaaaaatatctatagAATGAGATTACTTTAAgcataataattttattatgtgTGGTACTATTAATGATGTAAAAAGAGTATTTATGTGATCATGTCAGTTACAAGGTGAGTAGAAACAAATCTTTATGATAAACATTGATTGTGTTACAACAAGTATTATTAAGTCACAATCTCAAACAAATTAATTGGTAccgatcatatatatatatatatatatatatatatatgcatcctTCCACAGACATAGGTATAAATTTCTGAAAGGCTAAACAACTCTTAGAAGAGGATAAATGTGAAGCAAAATTAAAGTCCTAACATGACAACATTGATGACATAAAAGGTCTTCACATACACTACTGTCATGTAGATTGCATCCTTCCACTACATAAACATCGTGTGTTTTAATTTAATCTTAGTTGGCATTTATGATCTtcaatatttatgatttttaattttgggTGTTCACAAATATACATTTAAACTTGTACAaagttgaacaaatagacacacaTCGACGTCCTACGTGAAAACTCGCATGAGATATACTCGAGCTGATTTCTATATGTCATGTAACGCgcgtgtgtctacttgttcaacttatacaagtttaagtacTTACTTATCCGCAGACCCAAAGCTGGAGGGCATATAAATGTCAGCTGAGGCAAGTTAAAAAacacatttatgtattatgccattTAAAAACAAGTACAGAGATAAACTTATTGAGTTGAAAATTCAACAATGTGAGAAATCTTACTGATGATTTCCAGCTCCTTTTCTGCAACACTTCCCATGGCAATTGACAAACTCTGTCTAAACTTCCTCTCTCTGTATATACTGGATTTAAGGAAAAGGTTGAATGAATCTCATGTTAGGATTCTGATGGCTTTAAATTGCATGAGAACAAAGGCAGAGTCAGGTAGGGGCGTAGGGCCCAAGGGTAGTTCATTCGAAACCATTTCgataaaaaattacattgtttatatatgattaaattattttttttatatatatatagtagatgttgaatTCCCTTTGAATTCTTCTTAGGGGAGGAGCTAGAATACGGATTTGGCCGAATCCAATAACTTTTGCTCAAATAGTCTATTTGTATTAAGAagttaaatatgtataaatattaaatttagaatCCAGTAATAAACACTTGACATTCGTATAAATACAGAACCCATAAGGTTAATATTCTGATCTCGCCTTTGTTtcttcatgtatttattttttcatattttaaatacaCTTAATAAAAATCTTTGATTCCGTGAGCATGTGAAAGATGAGGTGGGTCAGAGGAGGGGGATGGGGTGAATTgtagagaaaagaaaggaaaaaaaaggttaaagaatacatcaaaataatttgaatatttttgaacGGCTTTTACCATTCTTATGACATGCAGATACGTGGTACGTATCCTACTTTCTAATATTTGCACAAATTATTTACCTTCAATAATTGAAAAAATGGTCTTAAGTTGGATAACATGCTAATATAAGTTTAAACAGAAGGTCTGACGATGGAGCAGCTAAAGTTTGTTTTAAATTAGATTTTAGGAAGCAGAATAATTGAGTTTCCTTCTAATTTTATCACAAAAATGGTTTCTGTGTCACAATATGAAGAATTTACAGCAAAATGTCTTGGTCAAGATATTTATTTAAAAGTTCCCCTCGGATTTGGTTGATATAATTAGCAAGGATCAAATATATATTAACATCCAAAAATGGACCTTTCCCTTTCAATGTTACAAATAATAGCACAAGATTTTTATATTCAATTCATGATTACCTTTTCTTAATTAATAACAAAATAACAGTCGTCTATTTTGAATCACCTATTATTGTGGTATACAATGTGAAACAATTGATAACCGGATGGTTCTTGTTTTTCATTACTCAATCTTTCCCACACACCATACTCTCAGAGTAATATATCTTactaattaatttctttttgatttgTTGAAAAAAGATGtcactttaaaaatatttgaaagggTCCAATATTCTCTTCTACTATCTGAAagagtttaataaatatatcCTTCGTTATATTctcaatcaaaaataaatatcttttattATACTTTCGGTCCAAATATATCACTTTTATTATACTTTAACACAAATTTATCCTAAATTTTGTTGGAAAGACGTGTGTCAAGCTCATAATCAAATGACCTACCCTCAATTTTAAATACACAATTTTTTTAGAACCCGTTTAACCCTACCcaaacttattttcttttacttttcttttctttttcttttcatcttctTGTCTGTGTGtgtttttgttgattttgttgtccAAGATCAATCTTGAAACTTTTGGAAGTTCAATTGATGTGGTGCTTGACATTCCATTGGTTTGAATTATAGCTGTTAACTGGGACGAGCCGGgtcaaatcagcccattttttTGTCCCATCGGTTCATGGGCCGGGTCGGGTTGGACTCAAGTTCGGCCCGGTCTCAATAGTGAAAATAATGTGAAAAAATCGGCCCATGACCCATTAAGGAATAGTGGCTGGAATTAATGGGTCGGGGCCGGGTGGGCCCATTGGGCCAGGCCGGATTGGCCCTTAagggttgatttttttttccagcGTTTATGTATTCGAAAATTTGAGTCAATCATCAATATAGTGTATCGTTATCTAgttaatttagaagtaattataacaatttatatactcacaatatactatctattatagtgatatacttaattatatattatatatatacttacaatctatatctaatatactaacattatactatatatgatagtgatataattaattatatatatacttacaaagtctatcaaatatactcacaatatactatttattagtatgtatatacttacattatactatatatacatactatgtatatcaagtatactaacattatactatctattatagtgatatacttacattatatatacttacaatgaatatctaatataatttcaatatactatctattataataatatacttatgttatatattatatatatttataatgtatatgtaatatacccacaatatactatctattataataatatactcactatatactcacaatatattatctattagtatgtatatacttacattatactatatatacttagtatgtatatcaattatacaaacattatactatctattatagtgatatacttacattatatatacttacaatgtatatctaatataatcacaatatactatctattataataacatacttatgttatatagtatatatacctaaagtaaaaataattatttaattgaatcatacaaaatttgtatggaaaaaattaagaaatgcaaagactttgactttattaatatattgataaaattcaaaacatacagATTGATATTTGACTTctacatattttgaatcattttctccaattcatctgtattaacattaataggaattgactcataattttcaaaatcaacaaatcCTTAATTTAGAGCAACTTGTGCCGAATGATCTCCAATTGACATTATTTATTCAAGTTCTTCGTCTTCTTCCGTGTCTTCTGCTCTTCCTTTATTCTTACGCTCTGATCTAATTCAATCTAAGAGGCAAAATAAAACATTCATGGCATTGCTCCCTAAAGAGTGTCGATTGTCTTCGATCTACTGTCTTTCTTGACTAAATGTGCTCTCCGATGCAACAGTTGGCATTGGAACATTTAGCACATCCCTAGCTATGGTTGATATTACTGAAAATtgtttttgattgttcttccaCCATTCCAGTGTAGTGACACAATTTTCATCAAAGGTCTCTGCAATttgtctcaaataataattaagctcgACCTGATTTATGCTCTGTTGTGATGTAGGTTATATTCTAttccaaatagataaattaaaaaaaccaTGGACATGCATACCACGTGTTTGTCTTTTAGAAGATGATGGCACATCAGAAGGATAAGATAGAGGAACATTATGACTAGGGGTAGCATTATCAAGTAAATCGATAATGattatataatgtttgaatataATCATTTGTATCACTCATCGCCAggattttcatctttttcaatttctatagaagtatatataAGGCGAACACATTCAGACataatattaaatttcatatatggaTTTCACAtagcattaattaaataaataggagaaatagaaaaaatatatttttaaattttttctatcATTCCAGCGACAGCTTCTTGgtaatcatttttctttttatatttcataagcaatacaaaaatttcaactaaataagctcaaaaattaaaaacaatagGATAATAAGCGGCGAAAAATTCAAGAGTagccaaataaatattttctaaaaacaaAACAACATCATCAATTTTAGTCCAATCAGATTCTTCCAACATGACTTCAGAAATTTATATGAATATTGATTAAAAGTTATTGTTATAGGGGTTTTATAAATACTAcaagtctttaaaaaatcataagtcgAATTCCATGTAGTCTCAATTTATTCGGGCATTAATCTAGGTCTAAGATTATTTTCCtcgcattttttttaaaattctttaagtctagcttttctattattttcttgaataaaaTCAACTGCATgcctaatttttttcaattgttggctcaaaaaaataaagttcatcttttacaattaaattatatatatgacaagcacatctaaaatgaaaaatatcatcCAAAGGGAGGAAAGCTCaattttcaaagaattaataGTAGCGATGTTGTTAGatgcattatcaaaagaaaataaataaaactgtGTTGAATACCATAATATTTTGCAACCATTGATATAGAATCAGAAATAAATTGTGCATTATGTCTTCggtcttcatcatattgaaatgctaaaatacgtttttgcataataaaatcactatttATCCAATGACAAGTAAcagttaaataattatttttatttatagcacgAAAACTATAAATGGAAGATTTGTTAATAACCaacataaataatatgcatattattcataaagtctaaaaatatctgaTCTACAAGTACTACTAGGAATACCGTTAAACATGGATTATAAATTAattgtatataataaataaaagaatcagaagaagcaaatgaaaaaggtagaCAACTCGCAGCTATCATTTTCGCTATAACTTCACGATCCCTCATTTTATTATGCGTCCCAATTAATTTTTTGGTCTGTGGTTTTTTTTTACATTGAACTGGCCCAGTAGCACCCTATTCGTTCTTTCCAACCAGGATGCTCATTGTCTAGATGTCTAGTCAATTGATCTATTCCACCTCAATTACCCCCGATCTTATGCTCGAATTTTTTTTGACACTCTTTACTTTGAACATTAGTTGTTTCGACTATGCTTCAAAATAGTGACATACTAGactagtttttttctttcttttataggTCGTGGTAGAAGATTAATAGTTCTCGATTGAGCATTACCTAAATTTACATCAGGATTAGTTGGTGTAACATccacatcatcattatcatcttgttctatttctacttcaaattatttggttcttctataccgtaagtttcttgaaattcattttcattcatatcatgtgcacctacacctatttctccaaattcactAGGTGGTGCTTCAGGCATACAAGAATAATCTCTACTTGTACTACCTCTACCGGAagcattttttttcttactatCACTACCTCCGTCGGGATACAAATTTTTAACATTTTTccctatattttttaatctatccattatgcatattaaactaataaaaattataaacacaaaaattaaatatttaaatatactaaaattAATTTGCTAAATAAAAACAAGAGAATGAACGATTATACCAAATTATCGGAATCAAACAAAGAAtcgtaaaattgatgaaatgttgaacacttgaaagttgaaaacttccacttgatgttgttaattgcaaaaaaataataaaagattgatatcactttaagagataattgagaaattgagagaattagatgattgttggtgaaaaaaatgattaaatgttgtaggtatttatagaaaaaataattaattaattaattttttttaaaaaaaaataattaagcatatattcagatttGGCAGTTAGGCCAACGGCTATATAGCCGTTGGGCCCAACGGCTCTTTTGGAAAATTGCCCAAAAGTTAATTTCcgggaaaaaaaaaatctcgaACTGGGCCGGTCTTACCGGTCCGAGTCCAAAAATAGATCGGAGCGgcccaaaatattttttttacgtTAGGCCGGTGCCCGGTCCGATCTCCCCCGTGCCGGGCTCTTAATAGGCTGGTCTTAGGGGGGCGGTTAAGGGTCCGAGTCCAAAAATAGATCAGAGCGGGCCATT
The sequence above is a segment of the Solanum dulcamara chromosome 11, daSolDulc1.2, whole genome shotgun sequence genome. Coding sequences within it:
- the LOC129874628 gene encoding probable purine permease 10, with protein sequence MGSVAEKELEIIIQEETDGETKKMDAVIVLPESLTTPKTVNKYKKWLEIGIHTFIVLVSQSVATILGKLYYDKGGNSTWLVSLTETIGFPILLIPMILNWTNNNNNKIPKLEEDAKSPSMMVKLSIYVFLGFLVGGGCGLFSIGLLYLPASTFSLISSSQLAFNVLFSLFMRLEKITPLVANSIALVTISSVLLALQPDESSNKTSSSKHHYAIGFICTLIASAGFGLLLSLTELMFRKILKKNTLREIMDVIICQSFFATCIILIGLFASKEWRNLKTEMHNFELGKLSYVMIIFWISVCWQLYTYCLLGLIMKVSAVFANVITTLGAPLIPIMSVIIFNDKMSGVKAISIVLAIWGFSSYAYQQYLDELKHKADHNGIEDKSTD